Sequence from the Sulfuracidifex tepidarius genome:
CCCTCGCCATGTCTTCATACATGACGGGTGTATACGGTGTATAGACACCACATGAACGGTCGTCTTGGAGAGGACCTAGAGTGTAGAGGCCAGCTAAAACGAGCCTGCGTGTAAAGACGGGGGTCACTTTTGTAGAGGGGGCCCTTCTATGACCGAAGTTTATGAGACTCCGGTCCCATGGAGGTGAGGATTCCTCGCCCGCGTCAAACGAATAGCTGAGAGAGACCTGAGTACGGTCCGTGACATAAAGTGGGCCTCAACAAGTCAACGTCAATATCTGTCTTGTATCACATTTCGTGAGTCTCTCAGCAGGGCTGAAAGGGCTCACATGGTTTTCACTGTCGTATGCATTATAGGAAAAACGTGGGACAGCGTGCGACTCTCATGACCTCCTCTCGGTACTCGACCCCGACTCTCTTTTAGTTATCCATAATGCGAGCTCTTCAGTGACGTTCAGGTGATGGGTCTACCCGTCTAATAGTGCTTGCCGTACGTCACGTCTTAGGGTGTACCTAGGCGAACGTAAACGTGTCTTACCAGCAAAAAAGACGGCATTTACATTTCGGATGTACGTGGAGTTCGGGACCTCGACTTTTGACACATAAGGGTCCATACGTCATGCATCTAAGGAGTGATTTAGCGTGTTGTAAGGAGTGGGCCTAAGAGGTCAACGCTGAGTATTTCCTTGTCATTTCAGCGCACGAAGTACAATTGGAGTGTTCCATGCGGAATTTAATGGACTTCTATATATATGTATATACTATGCAATTTAATTTAGTTTCTGACTATATTTTTTTATATATAGAATATATCTCTTTTAGATTTTTTTATAAGAATTTCAAAAAAGAACTAAATTCCATCTCTAAAAACGAACCGTTCTGATTATTCTATATAACCTATTTTCTCGAGTTTCTTACAGAGTTAATAAATGATGGAGTTCGAGTCTCCTTGCGACCAAAACGAAATCATTTCAAGAGTTTTACATTTATAAATAGGTGAGTGTCTTTCAACTAGTGAAAAACATCATGCGACCAGCGTAGGACGTCTTGAGGGGAGGGGGAAAGGTCGGATGGAGAGTGGACGGAGGAGACGTAAAGTTTATAGGGGGGAAAGGAGAAATTATTGGTAGAAGTAAATAAAACATTCAGTTGAACCCATAAAGGGATTGAAAGACCTAGACAAGAGCTTAGCCGTCATATATGCACTCGTCTCGTTGAACCCATAAAGGGATTGAAAGTGATGAGTGCAATTTCAAAAATGAGTAGAGAGGAGTAGGTTGAACCCATAAAGGGATTGAAAGATAACAACGAAGTACCCAGACTTTTCAATATATTATTTAGGTTGAACCCATAAAGGGATTGAAAGTAATGAAACTAATAACTGGAAGAGTAGGTTCTGGAAAAACCGTTGAACCCATAAAGGGATTGAAAGTGTAATACCCCGTTTTTGAATGACGTCTCTACTTCCGCTAGTTGAACCCATAAAGGGATTGAAAGCTACTTTGTGCCATACGATAAGTTCATGTCATTAGGTTGAACCCATAAAGGGATTGAAAGGATAAGTCTTACTATAACAGAGGTTTTCCACATACGTATGTTGAACCCATAAAGGGATTGAAAGCCACTACTATCGGATCAAATAATAAAAAAGGATCCGAAATGTGTTGAACCCATAAAGGGATTGAAAGAGTTTGTATAACTGCTGTCTGTATATTTCTTCACTAGTTGAACCCATAAAGGGATTGAAAGATGGGTATGCTCAATTGGGCTTCAACATCGAAGAGCCTTGGTTGAACCCAGAAAGGGATTGAAAGTGCTCATGGGCGGGGAGGTTTGCGAGAAAATTGATGAAAACGTTGAACCCATAAAGGGTTTGAAAGGAATAGTGTAAATTATAAACGCTACTGTATCGCTCCCTGTTGAACCCTCAAAGGGTTTGAAAGAAACGGAGTTCTTCGAGGCTTTGGCTAGAGTTGGTTTAGGGTTAAACTCTCAAAGAGATTGAAAGTAAAACATGTTTATTCCAACTTGTATCTGATTTCCCCTCTCCGTTTAACCTAGAAATGAGAAAGTCTGTTTCCGACTGGTTGTGAGCTTAACGTGGTTTGAATGGTTTAACTTGGAAGTGGATTGAGAACGGTTCTTAGAAAGATCTTAGGATGTTAGAATACCGTATGCTCAGTCTTTATAAAATTCTAATCAAAAAATTATTATAGTGTTTGCCATGCCTAAATCCATAAAAAATTTTTATATTTCTGGTATATTTATTCTGTTATCTACAACTCTTTCTCAAGAAACCGAAGTGAGAAGAGAAGAGTCCACTACTCACCCTGATGAAAGTCCGAGGTGGAGGCGATAACTCATGTACCTTGGAAACCCCTGTCCGCCAGGTTACATCAAGGTCGATATAGCTTACCCACCTTACTATGTCTGTTTCCCGATCTCTCAGGGGAATAGAGTGCGAGGGACCTCTCCCGTACAGCCACAAGCGAACCGGTGCATGGAGGTCAATTCCCCTGTAACGGTTATCTATGATCACTCGACGGGAATACCGGTTGTCGCGTACGCTTTCACCGTGGGCTTGAACGGCTTCGTGATAAGGAAGCCCAACCCAGCTAAGAAGTCTAGACGTTTAGGTAAACCACTGAGTGACCCTATCGAGATAATATCTGACCTCCTCCTCGAAAAGCACATGGAGGACGCTGAGGGACAGAAAGTGCGTTACTCACTCGTGAAGAAGGTCTTCAACCCTCTCTGCAAAACGTCTTATGTGATAATCAAAAGCAAGCTGACCTCCAGGGGAGGGTCGACTCCCATAGCGATAGGAGGGTCCCACTACCAGATCAGCCAGTACATAGCTTGGCTAGCGGTTCATGGGAGTTCCTCCAGCTCGTATCACGAACATGACGTCAACGTGACCTTCATAACCTCAGAGGACGAAGTGGAGGGGCTCATATGACTTGAGGGGCCTTTCCAATGCCTCTTTCGAGGGGGAAACGCTTTACTTCCCCTCTTTTTTTGTTAGACTTTAACTAGCTCCCCGACTCCATGTGTGCCGACTTAAAATGTAGTCTCATGTGCTCTGTGGAACGCTTCAATTTTTATCAAAGTTGACGTAAAACTTACTTTTAATAGAAGTTCTGATTTTAAATATATAATAAAAAGCTAGGGGCTTGACACCTAAAGGAATTGAAGGGGCGAACAAAGCAAGTCTCATGCGTTAATAATCGGAGTGATCTACAAACTACTGCCTTCGGATTTTTAAACACAGATTGAAAGGGTAGTCCTAACTCTATGCATTGAAGAGCAAAACACTTCGTCAGGTCTAAAGGCAACGTGACCTCGTCCAGGATTGACGTCCAAGGTTTGTCATACCTCTTCACACCGCGCCGAGCCTCTCACCCTCCTATGGGGCACATGGCCTCTTAGTCAACGTCAAGGCCAGAAGGCAGGGTAGACCTTGGAGTAGAGCTCCTTCCTGAGGGCGGTACAAGGCCATTCTGCTGTGCCCTTGTCAGGGGAACAGGGAGTGAGCTGATGGGGACTTGGAGGCGTGGAAATGTTTGAGATTACACGAGTAGTACCTTATCACAGGTGTTGGCCTTGACTTCCATCGGGAGTTGATCTCCTTAATCGAGACACAGAGGCAGACTTGTAGGAAGCGGAGGGATGGCAAGTAGCCTCCGGGTACTCCATGCCTTGGCCCGTTGTCAAAGCCCTCTACAGTGCTATCACCCGGTCTCGACAGCACTGCGTGGCACACCTCAAGCCTGACGAGGGAGAAGTTAGATCACTCCCCACCAGAAAAAGGTAAAGACATACACGATAAGTTCGACGTATTCAACTACCTTGTCGTTTCCAAGGGGTCTGGAGCAGGGTCAACTCCAGCCCAGCGGAGTCGTTCAACTCGAAAGGAACAAATCCGAAATTTTTCATTCAGCTCAGCACCCTGTAGATCTCTCCACTGTCGCCGTAGAACGTAACGGGTGGAACTCCTGCTACATTATCTTGTATCAATATTACATTATGGCTTATTCCTCCCTCTCTACCTCGACTTGAAGTAAATTGCTTCTTCATAGAACTTAAGCAATTAACTGACCGCTCTCGTATGGGCTGGGTAGGGGTTCACGCTTGGCAATTTCCTTTGTTTGGTCTATTTTTCCATAATTACAATTCACAATAGAAACCTGAATCACCCGAGTGTTTCCCTAACTTGGTAATTTCTACACCTTATCGCGTATCCCTCAATATCTTGTCGTCGGCCGTATGGACCCTCCTTTCAGCTAAACCATATGGTTCAGGATCGGAGTGATCCAAAGGACTTAACATGTGATGAAGTAGAAACGGAATACACTCAAAACGAACCGAAAGGTATTATTAAACATGTACATGTGTACACGTAAATAATCATATAACACAGAGGAGACCTCATCTCTTATGAAGTACAACTCTGTGTTGGTCGACCTGGGGAACACGTTGGTGGGGTTCAAGCCCCCTTTCTACGAGAAGGTCTACCACGTCATGAGGGACAACGGTTACGACGTTGACTTGAGGAGTGTATTCAGGGCCTACGCCAAGGCAATGGGGGAGGTGAACTACCCCAACGATGAGGGCTTTGAGACCGTGGACCCGAGGGACTTCCTCTTTTTCCTGGGAGTGTACCCGACCCAACGTCTGATTAAGGAGCTCAACGAGGCAGACATAAGGGACGGAGAGGCTTTCCTCTATGACGACGCGATAGATTTCCTCGAGGGAGTGAGGGCCCACGGGTACAAGTTAGCCCTAGTGAGCAACGCGTCCCCTGGAGTTAAGGGGATCCTGCACAAGTTCGACTTGGAGAAGTACTTCGACGCCTTAGCACTCTCCTTCGAGGTGAGGGCAGTGAAGCCTAACCCCAAGATATTCGGCTTCGCGTTGAAGAGGACGGGTTACCCTGCTGTCCACGTCGGGGATATATATGAGATAGACTGGGTAGGAGCTAAGAGGAGTTACGTCGACCCAGTGCTGCTGGACAGGTACGATTTCTATCTCAAGATTAGGGACAAGGCCAGGGACCTGAAGGAGGCATTGAGGAAGATAGAGGAATCGAAAGATTGATGAAGGACTCTCCACGTCCCGTGAAGGACACGGTCAATTTGCTCTCAGCTCTTTAAATAGGCCTCTCCCTTTTTTTTCCTCCTACTTGCTTTGTAGATCTCCTTAATTTTTATCAAAGTTGACGTAAAACTTACTTTTAATACAGCATCTAATTTCGAGCATATATAATAGAACCAACGAACTTAGCACCTAAAGGAATCGAAGAGACGAACAAAACGCCTACTAGTTAGCTCTGATATTTTAATATCTCGCAAAAGAGAAAGTGCAATGCTCTTCGCGTTGAAAAAGAAGGTAAGATCAGAAGGGCTAAGGCGTCTTCCCCGGCGACGTGGAAAACTTAGTTGAACTAGAACCGATCTCCACAATTAAGCCTTCAATGGCCTTAAGAGGGATTCGAGTCGGTTCACGGGAATTGCTGCCTAAATATCTTCATCTTGTAGTATCACGAAATAAATATTTATTTTAATTTACTTTTTGCTTCAATTATCTCCTTATCAAGGCTTAATATCTCACTTTCTAGTAATATACTCGCAGATAAGTGTAGGAGATCTAACGTCTTAAGTTTTACCTTATTAGACACCTTTAGTGCAAGGTCTATGACTTTATCAAAATCGACTTCCTCAATCTCACATTTACATTTGTTAAGCGTATAATTAACTAAAGCCTCTAACTCTTCATCAGATAGCTTCACTCTCCTAGAAGAAACTGAATATAATTCTGCTAATACTAATTTACTAACTATTCTTTCTCTGTCTCTAGGATAAACCTTTATAGCCATATCGTGATTTGGGTCTTTCTCGTTGACTAACGCTAATGCGACACTCGTGTCTATATAATACCTCATTCCCTGTCACTTATAACGTCATTAGATGTGGGTAATTCAAAAGGTAAACCTTCCTTTAACCATTTATCTGTCAGTTCTTTAACTCTCTTTTTCCTCTCTATCTCTTCCTTAGCCTTATTAATACCGTATGAGATAAGAAAATTAAATGCCTCGTTCTTAGATCTAGCCAAACCAACTTCTACCATCTGCTCTGCAAGTTCATAATACTCGTCTTTTACCTTTATTGTTACTATCTTCATACTATCATATTACCTTGGTAAGATATAACATTTACTACAGTAACAATGACAGGGAGTGTCCTCATGTATTCACCTTATTCTGAATGTGTCTGTAAAATTACACGAGGGTATCTCTGATATACTGCGCTACCCTGAGGTGTGCTCGGTTCAGGGGAGTCTCCTCGTGTGAGGACAGATGGGGTGCAAGACGTTCAACAAGGCTAGGCTGTAGTCCGCCGTCCCCCTGCTCCTGTTTACTGTCTTCGCGTCCCTTGCGAGTCTGGACAAGTGGGACTCGAGTAGGAGTTGTAGCTCTCCGTGGTGTGGGTGTACTTCTTCCCGACGACGTGATGGTCTAGGACTTGGTATATCTGGTAGGAGTCGGTGAAGTGCACCTCACCCCTGGGGAGCGCCACGGGAAGCGGAAAGTAGCGTAGTCCCTCTCTCCTGCGACGGAGAAGGGGACCCCATCTACCAGAGCGTTCCGCATCCAGAGGTTCTCTCGTCTAGGTCCACACCTCGCGCGGACGTAAGTCCAGCTCTCGTCCAAACGACACGTGTAGCCTTGAACCCCTTGAGTTGTCCTGCAGGGCTGACAAGTCGACGTATGCCCTCAGGCCTACCCTCCTCACGTAGCTGTAGACGGTCGTCAAAGGTATCCCTTCCACCTTGGAGATACCTCTCAGGCCCGTCTGTCCAAGTACTCCCTCAAGACCCTCTCCCTCTGCTCACTGCTCGTTCTGTGGCTCGCATTCCCGTAGAAAATCCTCCCGCACACTTTGTACTTGTACTCTACCCTCCCTCTGGAGGGACAGTCCCTCACCACTCTGTCACTGTTGGAGGAAGGACACCTAGGCCTAGCTTCCTTCCTCCTGACTCCCAGCCTCCTGACGTAGTACAGCGTGGAAGGCAGTACCTCTAGCTCCGTGACTTGGACTCCCAATAGTTGACCCGAGACCGCGAATGCGACCTCGTTCAACGTGTGCTTCCTCGGCCAGTTTAAAACTAGAAAGCGAAAGTACAACTTGTGCGAGGGCTCCGAAGTCCGTGCATCACCCAATGAAAGGACCTCGCTAGCCTATCGCTGGACTAATCATGAAGTCCAAATCGCTTTACCTTACCCTTAAGGCGGAGTGTGGAGGAGACGAGCAGCGCGTAAAGAAGAGACTACAGACACCTCCCAGGATAAAGGAGATACGGCAGAAGTCCCTGGGTTTCGAAAAGGTAGTGAGAGAGTGTGTGTGAGGCTCGTCAGTAAAGACCTCGGGATAGGGAAGGTGTTCGACACGTAGAAGAGGGTCAAGGGGTTCTCGGGGAAGAACAGGAACATAGACATTGTCTTCCTTCGCGGAGACAAGGTCTACATAGGAGACATCAAGTTAAGCAACGAGGAGAAACCCAGGGAGGAGTCCATAGAGAACGTGGACGATGTGGTCGGGGCAAAGAAACAGGAAATAGGAGGAAAGAAGTATCAAGTCGGCGGCGTCTTCATAGTTACCAACAGGGAGGTCAACTACTTCCCCGGGGTAGTCATCAAGGTTGAAGACCAACTCGTGGAGGAGGCCGTGTCGTCGGGAAGGTACACGGAGCAGGTAAAGGACATAATCAAGTCAAAATGACGTCAAAACTTTTTTTAAATGAAACACTTGTATCGTGAGAGAAAAAGAAAATAAGAAAGAAAGGGGAAGGAAAAACGTAAAAAAGAGGCAACTATTGAAACTGATAAAGTCCTTAAGAGAAGGATTGGAAATCATAAGAGACCTAAATACGCTATATCTAACAGGACATGAAAAACTAATTATATGTATCATCATAATGACAGCTCTAGTAACGCTAAACCTTATTGAGTAGAGTTTCAATTAAACTTCATTCAATTTCAATTAAACGTTAACATCATAAATGTGAAGAACCTGAATGTAAAACTGTACAGACCCTCACTTATTTCTAATAATATTTTTTTACAGTTTTTTGTTATTAATAATTGACTACCTACATTTCTCTTTCAAAACAAAAGATGCTAAATCTCCTAAAGTTTCGAAATGACTCAATATTGTATCAAAACAAAGAATTAGAAGAAACGATAACGTTGTGAGAGAACTCCAGACTCTCGAACTCCCAAACAAGAAAGGTAACATCACGGTGAAGGTATTCTCCTAAAACTGTTTAATATTTCCCTGATAATTCTAACACAAACCTGTAAAGTATATATTGAACTTAAGGAAATCTTTTTAAGAAATGAAACACACCAAACTCTGCCATGACGAAAGGTCTTTCAAGCCTGAGATTGATCGGTTCAGTGGTGCTCATGACGTTTTTCCTCGTCTCCTTATCGAGCGTCTCCTTAGTTCAGGGACAAGGCCATGAGGTAATCAGTACACACGCTCAATTCCACCATCCTCACATATTCCCCCCTCACCGAGGACACGGAAAGAGGAAGGATCAAACGGTGAACGTGTACTCCTCCTATTCATCGGAGCCAGCCCCCATGGGTCTAGCCGATTACGGGATCGGGCCTAACGGTCCATACTCCAGATACGCTTCCGAGGTAATAGGAGTTGTGAACGCAAGCAATGTACAAGTATATGCTTCAGGTAACGACTGCTTCTCCATTCAACTAAACGCAGTCTTAACTTACAACTATCAGGGACAGACATACGCGCTCTGGGCCCAAGACGTTGCATCAATAAATTCCAATAATCTGGAGTTCATAGACAACGTATGGAACATGTCCTCGCCTAACGCAGGCGTGTCTGTGACCGGGAACGGTCAGGTCTCATCCACGGGAGGCATCTCTTTCTATTACTATTGTGATACCAACACTCCGGGGAGCCCAACCCAGTTCTCATATCCTCTTAACTTAGAGATGATGATGACCCTTTCGTCAGATAGCCAGGGGCCGGAGGTGTGTTTCTGGTACAATGAGGGACAGGGATGGGTAAAGTACGACACCGTACAAGTTAGCGCTCCGTCGGCAGTTCCATACTTCACTATTGACGGGTATAACTACACCGGGTCGGGCAATTTCTATGACCTAGAACTGGACTTAGTGGGACCTGGAGGAGGGTCATGTGCATACGTAGAGTCGGCTCAGGTAGCTTTCCAGTTGTACTACGTGAACTCCACCGGAACTCATGAGATAGGGAACGCATACAACTTCGGTTCGGACACGGGAGAGACGTCTAACAACGTGGTAGACCAAGGGTACCAGAACGGTTATCTGTACGCCGAACTCACGGCCGGACAAGGGTACCTCGGTTGTATCTGGAACTGAAAGGGTAGACAAAGAAAAACACTCCTGAAGACAAAACGGCTCTCTTTGCTTTTAGGGGAGCCTTGTATGTTACGAATATTTATCTTGTTTTTCACAAGATAATAACCGCTACTATTTATCATGTGTTCAATAGAAAACCAGAGATACGGTGTGAAGACACGTTGTGAAATGCTTAGATTTCATTAGATCTTAGGTCCGCCTAACCACGTCTAATTCTAAATTAAACTTCTAGTTAAAAAGAAAGTTCGACGTGAGCTTTGACAGTAATTGGAGTCTTTCACAAAGAAGTGTGAAGAAAAAATAAAACAGAATATTTTTATTCATTTATTAATTTAATAATAAGAGAATTCTTGAAATAGATTTTCTAAATAAAGTTAGGTGAAGTTCTGTCCTCCTCATTCACGAACCAGGTGATGGTTGCGAATCATGTCAGAGTTACAACCCAGCGCAGTACTTACAACATTAAGTTGAAGTGAGGAAGACTCCATTCATTGATAACATCCTTCACGTGAAAAAGGTATGGCCGTAATCTTAAAGAGGAGATGTGTACTGGAAACTTACCTACTCTCCCGCCATAGGAGAGACTTGTCGTTCGTTTGGTCGCGGAAGGCAAAGCGACTGAAGGGGAAAAATTGTTGAGGAAAAATGATGCTAAAAGAGAGAGGGAAAAGGGGAAAAGCGAGAGATTACGAGGATTAGT
This genomic interval carries:
- a CDS encoding thermopsin, whose amino-acid sequence is MTKGLSSLRLIGSVVLMTFFLVSLSSVSLVQGQGHEVISTHAQFHHPHIFPPHRGHGKRKDQTVNVYSSYSSEPAPMGLADYGIGPNGPYSRYASEVIGVVNASNVQVYASGNDCFSIQLNAVLTYNYQGQTYALWAQDVASINSNNLEFIDNVWNMSSPNAGVSVTGNGQVSSTGGISFYYYCDTNTPGSPTQFSYPLNLEMMMTLSSDSQGPEVCFWYNEGQGWVKYDTVQVSAPSAVPYFTIDGYNYTGSGNFYDLELDLVGPGGGSCAYVESAQVAFQLYYVNSTGTHEIGNAYNFGSDTGETSNNVVDQGYQNGYLYAELTAGQGYLGCIWN
- a CDS encoding type II toxin-antitoxin system VapC family toxin, which produces MRYYIDTSVALALVNEKDPNHDMAIKVYPRDRERIVSKLVLAELYSVSSRRVKLSDEELEALVNYTLNKCKCEIEEVDFDKVIDLALKVSNKVKLKTLDLLHLSASILLESEILSLDKEIIEAKSKLK
- a CDS encoding HAD family hydrolase, coding for MKYNSVLVDLGNTLVGFKPPFYEKVYHVMRDNGYDVDLRSVFRAYAKAMGEVNYPNDEGFETVDPRDFLFFLGVYPTQRLIKELNEADIRDGEAFLYDDAIDFLEGVRAHGYKLALVSNASPGVKGILHKFDLEKYFDALALSFEVRAVKPNPKIFGFALKRTGYPAVHVGDIYEIDWVGAKRSYVDPVLLDRYDFYLKIRDKARDLKEALRKIEESKD